The following coding sequences are from one Achromobacter sp. B7 window:
- a CDS encoding M48 family metallopeptidase: MKRNRHLLRRAGAVLALALLGGCTGMNTTQSGAIGVNRTQYMSSLVPSQALEQEASQQYADILKQAQAKGLLDRDAQQLSRVRAISQRLIAQAGVFRPDAVGWKWEEHVISSDEINAWCMPGGKIAVYTGLLTKIKPTDDELAAVLGHEIAHALREHARERVSQQMATNLGLSVLSIATGSSAASDLGGQLTDVMFSLPNSRTHETEADRMGVELAARAGFDPRAAVTLWQKMGAASSGNAPPEILSTHPSAESRITDLQAAAQQVLPLYQQAKK, from the coding sequence TTGAAACGTAATCGTCATCTGTTGCGCCGCGCCGGCGCCGTGCTTGCCTTGGCACTGCTGGGCGGTTGCACGGGCATGAACACCACGCAATCCGGTGCCATCGGCGTGAACCGTACGCAATACATGTCCAGCCTGGTGCCGTCCCAGGCGCTGGAGCAGGAAGCCAGCCAGCAATACGCCGACATCCTCAAGCAGGCGCAGGCCAAGGGGCTGTTGGACCGCGACGCGCAGCAGCTGTCGCGCGTGCGCGCCATTTCGCAGCGGCTGATCGCGCAGGCTGGCGTATTCCGGCCAGACGCGGTGGGCTGGAAATGGGAAGAACACGTGATTTCCAGCGATGAAATCAACGCGTGGTGCATGCCCGGCGGCAAGATTGCCGTCTATACCGGCTTGCTGACCAAGATCAAGCCCACCGATGACGAGCTTGCGGCGGTGCTTGGCCACGAGATCGCCCACGCGCTGCGTGAACATGCGCGCGAGCGCGTCTCGCAGCAAATGGCCACGAACCTGGGTTTGTCGGTGCTGTCCATCGCCACGGGCTCCAGCGCCGCGTCTGACCTGGGCGGCCAACTGACCGATGTGATGTTCTCGCTGCCCAATAGCCGCACCCACGAAACCGAGGCCGACCGCATGGGCGTCGAACTCGCTGCCCGCGCCGGTTTCGATCCGCGCGCCGCCGTGACGTTGTGGCAGAAGATGGGCGCGGCCAGCAGCGGCAACGCACCGCCGGAAATCCTGTCGACGCACCCGTCGGCAGAGTCCCGCATCACCGACTTGCAAGCTGCCGCGCAGCAAGTCCTGCCGCTGTATCAGCAAGCAAAGAAATAG
- a CDS encoding response regulator transcription factor, with amino-acid sequence MPGADGLLCIGLLEDDADFREELALGLGGYGFRVAFACDNAAAFYRRLQEQPCDIVILDAHLPGEDGFSVATRLRALSPVGIVMLTGRSALEDRVRGLEGGADVYMTKPVDLLELSSVIRSLARRMRLAKAPRPADAETRASADSTWSLQDGGWILVAPDGASLHLSAQERTFLMALMDAAGNAVSRQVLAELFLPESPGGFELRRIDVLVSRLRAKAQSAGLKLPVLSVRGQGYVFAA; translated from the coding sequence ATGCCTGGCGCAGATGGTTTGCTATGTATCGGTCTGCTCGAGGATGACGCTGACTTCCGCGAGGAATTGGCGTTAGGCTTGGGCGGCTATGGTTTTCGGGTAGCGTTTGCTTGTGACAATGCTGCGGCGTTCTATCGCCGATTGCAGGAACAGCCGTGCGACATTGTCATCCTGGACGCGCATCTTCCTGGCGAGGACGGCTTTTCGGTCGCGACGCGTTTACGAGCCTTGAGCCCCGTGGGCATTGTCATGCTGACCGGCCGCAGCGCGCTTGAAGACCGCGTGCGCGGGCTGGAAGGCGGCGCTGACGTCTACATGACCAAGCCCGTCGACCTGCTGGAACTCAGTTCCGTGATTCGCAGCCTGGCGCGCCGGATGCGGCTGGCCAAGGCCCCGCGCCCCGCCGATGCTGAAACCCGCGCCTCTGCCGACAGCACCTGGTCCCTGCAAGACGGGGGCTGGATCCTGGTGGCCCCGGACGGCGCCTCACTGCACCTTAGCGCCCAAGAACGGACGTTTTTGATGGCGCTGATGGACGCGGCAGGTAATGCCGTCAGCCGGCAGGTGCTGGCAGAACTGTTTTTGCCTGAAAGCCCGGGCGGTTTCGAATTGCGCCGTATTGACGTATTGGTCAGCCGCCTGCGCGCCAAGGCGCAAAGCGCGGGCCTGAAGTTGCCGGTGTTGTCGGTGCGCGGTCAGGGTTACGTTTTCGCGGCCTGA
- a CDS encoding bifunctional diguanylate cyclase/phosphodiesterase yields MRDELTGVLSQQELHRRARAWLTQKEGPARRGAFFLVSFEQYAEISAMLRAGEDQALLVLVADRLSLITRTLGGMVARSGTDSFTICVPEVDEVGAAQVSAKLLEDLSEPYALGGRTLIAVFRVGAALYPEHGRTVEELQRCVQVAMVPLKERGGPGWNLFDFRLLARHRDEQGLENDLRLALTTPAMEQFELFYQPVCDSGSGVVQGCEALLRWHHPTLGSVSPAVTIELAERSGLIVPLGAWILERACSQAALWPPAWRVHVNLSVKQMNEDGLVQLIADVLKATQLSPRKLVLEITESIFILHYERHVKMLNTLRAQGIGIALDDFGCGYSSLNHLRHLPIDWVKIDRSFISALESDAGSREVVSALFGLCQAMRLPVVAEGVETEGQREILKSLGCRVMQGFLLGRPAPASEIQALASAVS; encoded by the coding sequence ATGCGCGATGAGTTGACCGGCGTTTTGAGTCAGCAGGAATTGCATCGTCGCGCCCGTGCCTGGCTGACGCAAAAAGAGGGGCCCGCGCGCCGAGGCGCTTTTTTTCTGGTCAGCTTTGAACAATACGCCGAGATCAGCGCCATGCTGCGCGCCGGCGAAGACCAGGCATTGCTGGTGCTGGTTGCCGATCGCCTAAGCCTGATCACCCGGACGCTGGGCGGCATGGTGGCCCGAAGCGGTACGGATTCATTCACTATTTGCGTGCCCGAAGTGGACGAAGTGGGCGCCGCCCAGGTATCGGCCAAGCTGCTGGAAGACCTTAGCGAACCCTACGCGCTTGGCGGGCGCACCCTGATTGCGGTATTCAGGGTGGGGGCGGCGCTCTATCCCGAGCATGGCCGCACGGTCGAAGAACTGCAACGCTGCGTGCAGGTGGCCATGGTGCCGCTCAAAGAGCGCGGTGGACCGGGATGGAATCTCTTTGACTTCCGTCTGCTGGCGCGGCATCGCGATGAGCAGGGCCTGGAAAATGATCTGCGCCTGGCCCTGACCACGCCGGCCATGGAGCAGTTCGAATTGTTCTACCAGCCCGTTTGCGATAGCGGCTCCGGCGTCGTGCAAGGCTGCGAGGCCTTGCTGCGCTGGCATCACCCCACGCTGGGCAGCGTGTCGCCCGCCGTAACCATCGAGCTGGCCGAGCGCAGCGGCCTGATCGTGCCGTTGGGCGCCTGGATCCTGGAGCGTGCATGCTCGCAGGCCGCCCTGTGGCCCCCGGCGTGGCGCGTGCATGTGAATCTGTCCGTCAAGCAGATGAATGAAGACGGCCTGGTGCAGCTGATTGCCGACGTGCTGAAGGCCACGCAGCTGTCGCCTCGCAAACTGGTATTGGAAATTACCGAGTCGATTTTCATCCTGCACTACGAGCGCCACGTGAAGATGTTGAACACGCTGCGCGCGCAGGGCATCGGCATTGCGCTGGACGATTTTGGCTGCGGCTATTCCAGCCTGAACCACCTGCGTCATCTGCCCATCGACTGGGTCAAGATCGACCGCAGCTTCATTTCCGCGCTGGAGTCCGATGCCGGCAGCCGCGAAGTGGTATCCGCTCTTTTCGGTTTGTGCCAGGCGATGCGTCTGCCTGTTGTGGCCGAAGGCGTTGAAACCGAAGGGCAGCGTGAAATTCTGAAGTCGCTGGGTTGCCGGGTGATGCAGGGCTTCCTGTTGGGCCGGCCCGCTCCCGCCTCGGAAATCCAGGCTTTGGCTTCGGCGGTGTCATAA
- a CDS encoding DUF2069 domain-containing protein, whose protein sequence is MNPELNPRLRLLASASLFALIVLCITWETVVAPLRPGGSWMLLKALPLAFPLRGILRGNLYTYQWASMLSLLYLMEGVVRAMSDPAPLSVLMAWGEIVLSAIFFLSAIFYVRPAKRAARSQRA, encoded by the coding sequence ATGAATCCCGAACTCAACCCCCGTCTACGCCTGCTGGCCTCGGCGTCATTGTTCGCTTTGATCGTCTTGTGCATTACTTGGGAAACGGTGGTGGCGCCGCTGCGGCCGGGCGGGTCCTGGATGCTGCTGAAGGCGTTGCCGCTGGCCTTTCCGTTGCGCGGCATTTTGCGCGGCAACCTCTATACCTATCAGTGGGCGTCCATGTTGTCGCTGCTATATCTGATGGAAGGCGTGGTGCGGGCGATGTCGGATCCGGCGCCGCTTTCCGTCCTGATGGCCTGGGGCGAAATCGTTCTTTCGGCTATCTTTTTCCTTAGCGCCATTTTCTATGTGCGGCCCGCCAAGCGCGCCGCCAGGAGCCAACGCGCATGA
- the aroC gene encoding chorismate synthase → MPGNTLGTLFTVTNFGESHGPAIGCVVDGCPPGLSLDVADIQLELDRRRPGTSRHVTQRQEADQVEILSGVYEGVTTGTPIGLLIRNTDARSKDYSNIADTFRPGHADYAYWRKFGVRDPRGGGRSSARLTAPTVAAGAIAKKWLAEQYGVKVRGYMSQLGPVAIPFESWDEVPNNPFYAPNAQIVPELEAYMDQLRRDGDSVGARIEVVAENLPAGWGEPIYDRLDADIAHVMMGLNAVKGVSIGAGFDCIAQRGSEHGDEITPDGFLTNHAGGVLGGISTGQPITVSLAIKPTSSIRVERRSVNRANEPVMVQTLGRHDPCVGIRATPIAEAMLALVLIDHALRHRGQCGDPL, encoded by the coding sequence ATGCCCGGCAATACCCTAGGTACCCTTTTTACCGTCACGAATTTCGGCGAATCCCACGGGCCGGCCATCGGTTGCGTCGTGGATGGCTGTCCCCCGGGGCTAAGCCTGGACGTCGCCGATATCCAGCTTGAACTGGATCGCCGCCGCCCTGGCACGTCGCGTCACGTCACGCAGCGCCAGGAAGCCGACCAGGTCGAAATCCTGTCGGGCGTCTACGAAGGCGTCACCACCGGGACCCCCATCGGTCTGCTGATCCGCAACACGGACGCCCGCAGCAAGGACTACTCAAACATTGCCGACACGTTCCGGCCGGGCCATGCCGATTACGCTTACTGGCGCAAATTCGGCGTGCGCGATCCGCGCGGCGGCGGCCGTTCGTCGGCCCGCCTGACGGCGCCCACGGTGGCGGCCGGCGCCATCGCCAAGAAATGGCTGGCCGAACAATATGGCGTGAAGGTGCGCGGCTACATGAGCCAGCTGGGCCCCGTCGCCATCCCGTTCGAGTCCTGGGACGAGGTGCCCAACAATCCGTTCTACGCACCCAACGCGCAGATCGTGCCGGAACTTGAAGCCTATATGGACCAGTTGCGCCGCGATGGCGATTCCGTCGGCGCCCGCATTGAAGTCGTCGCGGAAAACCTGCCCGCCGGCTGGGGCGAACCCATCTACGACCGCCTGGATGCCGACATCGCGCACGTGATGATGGGCCTGAACGCCGTGAAGGGCGTTTCCATCGGCGCGGGTTTTGATTGCATCGCACAGCGCGGTTCCGAGCACGGCGACGAGATCACGCCCGATGGTTTCCTGACCAACCATGCGGGCGGCGTGCTGGGCGGTATTTCAACGGGCCAGCCGATCACGGTGTCGCTGGCCATCAAGCCCACGTCCAGCATTCGCGTTGAACGCCGCTCGGTCAATCGTGCGAACGAGCCCGTCATGGTGCAGACGCTGGGCCGTCACGATCCTTGCGTTGGTATCCGCGCCACGCCCATCGCCGAAGCCATGCTGGCGTTGGTACTGATCGACCACGCGCTGCGTCATCGCGGCCAGTGCGGCGATCCGCTCTGA
- a CDS encoding YdiU family protein: MNARSLSELQAVNSFAALPAAFYTRLAPQGLNNPRLLHANADAAALIGLDPAALDTPEFLEVFSGRAPLPGGDTLAAVYSGHQFGVWAGQLGDGRAHLLGEVQGPDGGWELQLKGAGMTPYSRMGDGRAVLRSSVREYLASEAMHGLGIPTTRALALVTSDDPVMRETVETAAIVTRMSPSFVRFGSFEHWSSRRQPELLKTLADYVIDRFYPECREAPADPAQAQIAPYLNLLRAVTHRTARLMADWQAVGFCHGVMNTDNMSILGLTLDYGPYGFMDGFRLGHVCNHSDSEGRYSWNRQPSVALWNLYRLGGSLHALVQDVEPLRAVLDEFEAVFTRAFHDRMGAKLGLAAWQPADEPLLDDLLKLMDANQADFTLSWRRLADAVLGQRSGFEDLFIDRPAAGAWLDRLLARHAQEGRPAQEVADGMNRVNPLYVLRNHLAEEAIRAAKTGDASEIDTLMRLLRDPYTAQAGYERYAGLPPDWAGSLEVSCSS; the protein is encoded by the coding sequence ATGAATGCCAGATCTCTTTCCGAACTTCAAGCGGTCAACAGCTTTGCCGCGTTGCCCGCTGCTTTCTACACCCGGCTGGCGCCGCAAGGCCTGAATAATCCGCGCCTGTTGCACGCCAATGCGGACGCTGCGGCGTTGATCGGCCTGGACCCGGCCGCGTTGGATACGCCGGAATTCCTCGAAGTGTTCTCCGGCCGCGCACCCTTGCCGGGCGGCGACACCTTGGCGGCGGTCTACAGCGGCCATCAGTTTGGCGTGTGGGCCGGCCAACTGGGCGATGGCCGTGCCCATTTGCTGGGCGAAGTCCAAGGGCCGGATGGCGGCTGGGAATTGCAGTTGAAAGGCGCCGGGATGACGCCGTACTCGCGTATGGGCGACGGCCGCGCCGTGTTGCGATCCTCGGTACGCGAATACCTGGCCAGCGAAGCCATGCATGGGTTGGGCATCCCCACCACGCGGGCCTTGGCGTTGGTGACATCTGACGACCCGGTCATGCGGGAAACCGTCGAGACGGCCGCGATCGTGACCCGGATGTCCCCCAGCTTCGTGCGATTCGGCTCGTTTGAACATTGGTCGTCACGCCGCCAGCCCGAACTGCTCAAGACGCTGGCCGATTATGTGATCGACCGCTTTTACCCTGAATGCCGCGAAGCGCCGGCCGATCCGGCCCAGGCCCAGATTGCCCCTTATCTGAATCTGCTGCGTGCCGTCACGCACCGCACCGCGCGGCTGATGGCGGATTGGCAGGCCGTGGGCTTTTGCCATGGCGTGATGAACACCGACAACATGTCCATTCTGGGTTTGACCCTGGATTACGGCCCCTATGGGTTCATGGACGGCTTTCGGCTGGGGCACGTCTGCAACCATTCCGACTCGGAAGGGCGTTATTCGTGGAATCGTCAGCCGTCGGTGGCCCTGTGGAACCTGTATCGCCTGGGCGGAAGCCTGCACGCGCTGGTGCAAGACGTCGAGCCGCTACGGGCGGTGCTGGACGAATTCGAGGCGGTGTTCACGCGCGCTTTCCATGACCGCATGGGCGCCAAACTGGGGCTGGCCGCTTGGCAGCCGGCCGACGAGCCGCTGCTGGACGACCTGCTTAAACTGATGGACGCGAATCAAGCGGACTTCACTTTGTCGTGGCGCCGATTGGCGGATGCGGTGCTGGGTCAGCGCAGCGGGTTCGAAGACCTGTTCATCGACCGTCCCGCTGCCGGCGCATGGCTGGATCGTCTGTTGGCGCGCCACGCACAAGAGGGCCGCCCCGCGCAAGAAGTGGCCGACGGCATGAACCGCGTGAACCCGCTATATGTATTGCGAAATCACCTGGCTGAAGAGGCGATCCGGGCTGCCAAGACGGGCGACGCCAGCGAAATCGACACATTGATGAGGCTGCTGCGCGACCCGTACACGGCGCAGGCCGGGTACGAACGTTACGCCGGGTTGCCCCCGGATTGGGCCGGAAGTTTGGAAGTCAGCTGCTCGTCTTGA
- a CDS encoding EAL domain-containing protein — protein MSTLRRLLFCTALLVGFILLGAQALGMVAAHRYLNTQLAQQSEGGASALSWALAHASSRPDERAALADDLFGQGLYSMVRIADEGGATVLERHKAATAGRDSDWRTAWLNVQAPAVSRPYVSMDGGARGTVTVQADGRLARDTLWQGGVRVLGLVLAAGVFWSLFAFNLVRWIETRTSRDICDRVRALAPGSSAPPVGSCELAGVDQAFVDAQRRVAATVEEQNAKIESLQSEIYRDPITRLSNRKHFIDLFRAALADKSTDAGGHILMFRQRDLAQINRHLSRAFTDQWLRSSSDRLRKLVAEFGGPSAQLARISGSDFALLLPCTSAPQASVLAERVRHELRALRVPMDKYGWCRWALAMAAFAPGDNMSDTLARLDHALMCAESADDDQITPASQAADSTRIGEYSWHDALVTALEQHRFSLSVLPLYAVTGELLHHEASLTLHDTTDGDPVPASIFMPPAVRLGLSAECDIQAIRLGLDWLFTRSAALTVPVSLASLTQTSFLSRLERMLADRPALTGRLFIEVDADGLIEQAGDLRQLCRIVTTAGARVGLSRLSQQFGAMERLHEFPVSYLKLCGSFITGLRHSPGSQHLAATVMATAATLDMAVYAEDVPDSATQLILEDLGVRAIRGAVVNFAHTRELAPDHQWVTS, from the coding sequence ATGTCGACATTACGCCGATTACTTTTCTGCACTGCCCTGCTGGTCGGCTTCATTCTGCTTGGCGCACAGGCGCTGGGGATGGTCGCTGCCCATCGCTATCTGAATACGCAACTTGCCCAACAGAGCGAAGGCGGCGCAAGCGCCTTGTCGTGGGCGTTGGCGCACGCCTCGTCCCGCCCCGATGAGCGGGCGGCGTTGGCGGATGACCTGTTTGGACAGGGCCTGTATTCCATGGTGCGCATCGCCGATGAAGGCGGCGCCACGGTACTGGAACGGCACAAGGCCGCAACGGCCGGTCGCGACAGCGACTGGCGTACGGCCTGGCTAAACGTGCAGGCCCCCGCCGTGTCGCGCCCCTACGTGTCGATGGATGGCGGCGCGCGCGGCACCGTCACCGTGCAGGCGGATGGGCGCTTGGCTCGCGACACGCTCTGGCAAGGCGGGGTACGCGTTCTGGGACTGGTGCTGGCGGCCGGCGTGTTCTGGTCGCTGTTTGCCTTCAACCTGGTGCGCTGGATCGAGACGCGCACCTCGCGCGACATCTGTGATCGCGTACGTGCGTTGGCGCCGGGCAGCAGCGCGCCGCCCGTCGGGTCTTGCGAGCTGGCCGGGGTGGATCAGGCGTTCGTCGACGCGCAGCGTCGGGTGGCCGCGACCGTCGAGGAGCAGAACGCAAAGATCGAGTCGCTGCAAAGCGAGATTTACCGCGACCCCATCACCCGCCTGTCCAACCGCAAGCACTTCATCGACCTTTTCCGCGCGGCGCTGGCAGACAAGTCCACCGATGCGGGCGGCCACATCCTGATGTTCCGCCAGCGAGACCTGGCCCAGATCAACCGCCATCTGTCGCGGGCGTTCACCGATCAATGGCTGCGGTCTTCGTCCGACCGTTTGCGCAAACTGGTGGCGGAATTTGGCGGGCCCTCGGCGCAGCTGGCCCGGATCAGCGGGTCGGATTTTGCGTTGTTGCTGCCGTGCACCTCGGCGCCGCAGGCAAGCGTCCTGGCCGAACGCGTACGCCATGAACTGCGCGCGCTGCGCGTGCCCATGGACAAATATGGATGGTGCCGGTGGGCGCTGGCGATGGCCGCTTTCGCGCCCGGCGACAACATGAGCGATACGCTGGCCAGGCTGGATCACGCGCTGATGTGCGCGGAAAGCGCCGACGACGACCAGATCACCCCAGCCAGCCAGGCCGCCGACAGCACGCGCATCGGCGAGTACAGCTGGCACGACGCCCTGGTCACCGCACTGGAGCAACACCGCTTTTCGTTGTCGGTGCTGCCGCTCTACGCCGTGACGGGCGAATTACTGCATCACGAGGCCAGCCTGACGCTGCATGACACCACAGACGGCGACCCGGTCCCCGCCTCGATCTTCATGCCACCGGCGGTGCGGCTTGGCCTGTCGGCGGAATGTGACATCCAGGCGATCCGGCTGGGGCTGGACTGGCTGTTCACCCGTTCTGCCGCGCTGACGGTGCCGGTATCCCTGGCCTCTTTGACCCAGACTTCTTTCCTGTCGCGGCTTGAACGCATGTTGGCGGATCGCCCGGCGTTGACCGGACGGCTGTTCATCGAAGTGGACGCCGATGGTTTGATCGAACAAGCCGGTGACCTGCGTCAGCTGTGCCGCATCGTGACCACGGCGGGCGCCCGCGTCGGCCTGTCCAGGCTGTCGCAGCAATTCGGCGCGATGGAACGGCTGCACGAATTTCCGGTTTCCTATTTGAAATTGTGCGGCAGCTTCATTACGGGTTTGCGCCATAGCCCGGGCAGCCAGCACCTGGCCGCCACGGTCATGGCCACGGCGGCAACGCTGGACATGGCCGTATACGCCGAAGACGTTCCCGATTCCGCCACCCAGCTCATTCTGGAAGACCTGGGCGTCCGCGCGATACGTGGGGCTGTCGTAAACTTCGCCCATACGCGCGAGCTGGCGCCGGATCACCAATGGGTTACTAGTTGA
- a CDS encoding sensor histidine kinase KdpD codes for MFLRIHGLFGARGERRAATGSQALLSPLGLLLACAFFLPAVARAYGVSPPIAGLQLGLTAGVAIACGLACALVWACARASIYGAGLAFVTLEGVFRTLPTLLPPGALQAGSYAALLAVTAPLVAGAGVARSATIASACRALSMALAGVAALALIFVYETEDGLIPTLIAGLGAGISAGLAIWFAVQAATQKKGRPLALTVACIHATTAWMLGGEAWLSNGADTSGSLIEVARLLLVTGALLGLALIGQRHGSAGDRRAGQDHADAEHVAQGELRVAELAGALDTQRQMNALISHELRAPLATISAAAQSLDMILSDSGEAVDTRLARIHRSVSRMTELMDQLLNQDRLGDQAWTPRGEHTDLAELARDVVTAMRPDTAHALLLDADDRLPVFCDRPLTSVVVRNLIHNAIKYSPANEPVRIEVGQIREGDAPMAWLAVVDRGPGIEDQDQPRVFEPHFRRSAHRETQGMGIGLYLARRICQNQGGWLTLHSKVGVGTRFVITLPVNAPGEPGADQAAKT; via the coding sequence TTGTTTCTTCGCATCCACGGCCTTTTCGGCGCACGAGGTGAACGCCGCGCCGCGACAGGATCGCAAGCCCTGTTGTCGCCACTGGGGCTATTGCTGGCGTGTGCATTCTTCTTGCCGGCGGTCGCGCGGGCCTACGGTGTCTCTCCCCCAATTGCAGGACTACAGCTTGGCCTGACGGCGGGCGTCGCCATTGCGTGCGGCCTGGCGTGCGCGCTTGTGTGGGCGTGCGCCCGCGCGTCGATTTACGGCGCCGGCCTGGCCTTCGTGACACTGGAAGGCGTGTTTCGCACCTTGCCCACATTGCTGCCGCCGGGCGCCCTGCAAGCCGGCTCTTATGCCGCGTTGCTGGCCGTGACGGCGCCGCTGGTGGCAGGTGCCGGCGTGGCCCGGTCCGCAACCATCGCGTCCGCATGCCGTGCCTTGAGCATGGCGCTGGCCGGCGTGGCCGCATTGGCGCTGATATTCGTCTACGAGACCGAGGATGGGCTGATTCCAACCCTGATCGCGGGACTGGGAGCCGGCATCAGCGCGGGCCTGGCCATCTGGTTCGCCGTCCAGGCCGCAACGCAAAAAAAAGGCCGCCCGCTGGCGCTGACCGTGGCGTGTATTCATGCCACGACCGCGTGGATGCTGGGCGGCGAGGCCTGGCTATCGAACGGCGCAGACACGTCCGGTTCGCTGATTGAAGTGGCGCGGCTGTTGTTGGTGACCGGCGCCCTGCTCGGCTTGGCGCTGATCGGCCAACGTCACGGAAGCGCCGGCGACCGCCGGGCGGGTCAGGACCACGCGGATGCCGAACATGTTGCCCAGGGCGAACTGCGCGTGGCGGAACTGGCCGGCGCGCTGGACACGCAACGCCAGATGAACGCGTTGATTTCGCACGAGCTGCGCGCGCCGTTGGCGACCATCAGCGCGGCCGCGCAATCGCTGGACATGATCCTGTCCGACAGCGGTGAAGCGGTCGACACGCGCCTGGCTCGCATCCATCGGTCCGTTTCGCGGATGACGGAATTGATGGACCAGCTGCTGAACCAGGACCGCCTGGGCGATCAGGCCTGGACGCCCAGGGGCGAGCACACGGATCTGGCGGAGTTGGCACGCGATGTGGTGACGGCGATGCGGCCGGACACCGCGCACGCGCTGCTGCTGGACGCCGACGACCGCTTGCCGGTGTTCTGCGACCGCCCGCTGACCAGCGTGGTCGTGCGCAACCTGATTCACAATGCGATCAAGTATTCACCGGCCAACGAGCCGGTCCGGATTGAAGTGGGTCAGATACGTGAAGGGGATGCGCCGATGGCGTGGCTGGCGGTGGTGGATCGCGGGCCGGGCATCGAAGATCAGGACCAGCCGCGCGTGTTCGAACCGCATTTTCGGCGTTCCGCGCATCGGGAAACGCAAGGCATGGGCATCGGGCTATATCTGGCCCGGCGCATTTGTCAGAACCAGGGCGGCTGGTTGACCCTGCACAGCAAGGTGGGCGTGGGGACGCGCTTTGTAATCACCCTGCCCGTCAATGCCCCCGGAGAACCGGGCGCGGATCAGGCCGCGAAAACGTAA